Within Brienomyrus brachyistius isolate T26 chromosome 20, BBRACH_0.4, whole genome shotgun sequence, the genomic segment ACattctcaggaaaaaaaaaaagtcttaagCCCTGGTGGTTTTGTactccaaggtacaaacaacttGAATGTGCTcgcaatggtacaaaaatgttcctcagagtccatttctataCCTTAGAGCTAAGGGACCTGCTGAGGTAATGGGCCTCCCTGGGGTGTCCCAGTCACGCTCGGCCGAGCTTCCGAACCATCATGTGGTCGAACAATTACTCTGCATCTCATATCTAGATCTTATAATAATGAATTACCATATAAAATAAGCGTTTTTTCAGTACATCATTAATTTCCATAAACCATTTATTCATTCAGATCACCACATGGTAACACAGCTATACAAAATCTTATGGATTATTACATCCTCGTGTTTTTCATGTTCACATTACGCATGGATGCggcagcactgttgtctcacacctctgggacctgggttcgagtcccagCCTAGGTTCCacacatgtggagtttgcatattctccccttgTTGTCGTGagattcctgcccccccccccccccaaatcgaaaaacatgctgaggttaactgaaTGACCAAATTGCTAATAGGTgcaaatggtgtgtgaatgtgccctgtcatggattggccccccatcctgggatgttccctgccttacgCTTGTAGCCTCCGGAACAGGCTCTGGCCCCCCCGCAATCCTTAATGGGAtgggcagttacagaaaatggatggatgaacatcaTGCATGGACAATGCATTAAATCTAGTTCCTTTTTTCACTTTCTTTTCAATCTATTTTCCAGTGCTACGGATTTCCGCTAAAAATCTTTTTCCATGACTATAAAATGAACGTTAAAACGTTAACTTCGACAGCCCtgcgtacatttttttttttactagccaGCAGGCTAGCGTTCAGTTGTTTTTGTACTCACCTGTCGTCTACATTTCTCGACAAGCTTAATTTCCAACCCTGTTAATAGTTAAGCTACATGCTAACATGTGTTCCTTGTCACTTAGCATAAAACACAGAATAGGGGAACGTGTCGTTGTTACGCGACTCTTCCGTACTCGCGCTCTCCCGTCCCGAAATTCCCGCTGACTACGGCTTGCGGGGCCTTTTTGTGTTCTGCCACTGCTACAGTGCAAACAGGACAAGAGAGGCGGCCAGTGGACATTCAGCTGTTTAATGATTCATGTTTATCCGCGTACGTTCCGACACTGACTCAAATGTGCCACGTTTTTAACGTCACAGGATGTCGGCAGTTAGGACACGTTCGGAAAGGACAGCATCAGAGTGTAAGGTGAGATGGTCTAAAGAAACCACACGCCTTTATTAGGCCTGTCTGCGAATCACCGGTGGTCTGCAAGACACTGTACAGACACCGCTGCGTATAAAAACCAGGAGTCTTCAACCACTGCAGTAGTGTATAATCTCACCTGAAGTTTGATGAAAGAAATGGAAAAACCATTCAGGTTTTAACTCGTTTTGGGGGTGTCTGCCTCTGGAAGTAGTGCATTAATTCAATCCATACCATAAGCTGACAGAGGTCCTTGTAATACTGCAAGACAGTACGATGATCGATACGGATGAAGATAACCTTTGCGCCTGGCAGCCATTTAACCAGGTTTgtcagtagaaaaaaaaaaaaacatttaacttgCATAGTACATTACAgtatcatacactaatgttgcAGTGCTGCTGGTGACATAACCAACCACAAAGTTCCTTCTTAACTGTCCAATCACACACGACGACACAGAAGAAGCAGTTTCCAAGCAGCTGATTGGCTCTTCCAAGTGTCACTCACTCAGGTGTCGGGCTGGGGTCACGACTCGCCGTTTAGCAGGCCCGCGCTGCAGTGGCAGCCACCAGAGGTAATGTCCTCTGCGGCACGGGGCAGGAGTGCTGTGTGCAGACCGGCCAGCAGGGTGCGCTCCAGGCCCTGCTGCAGGGAGTCCAGCCGCTGGTCGATGTGCTGGGTGAGTCTTCTCTCCATGTCCTGCAGCTGCTTCTCCAAGGCCTGCTCCAGGCTCCTGCAGCATGAGTGCTCCTGTCTTTGAGGGGGACACAGAGACATTATCCTTCTAGTTTTACGGAAGTgtcaaaagacaaaaaaaaagcattaaagaCAACAATGCTCACCCCAAAACACTCCACTCCTCGCACTACTACATGTTTCCCATGGTACCCTCATGGACTATTTTAATACTGTCATGGCAGCTAATGAACCGTGTCCgaggtcagtgtttcccaacccagtccttggggaaccgcagacagtccacatttttgctccctcccagcccccagcTCATCAAGAATGCCTGTTACGGGCGTGACGGGAGCTGggagaaaacaaaaatgtggactgtctggggctccccgaggactgggttaggAAACGCTAGGCGATAGTAATTCATAACAGGTTTCTACATACCGTGGGCCTGCTGATGGACAGCCCTCCTGGGCGTCGTCCTCAATGTGGAGTCCGCCCACCTTCCCGCAAACTGCCTGCAGGGCCGAGAGCAGGTCGGGGTTCTCCCCCGGGTGACCGTTCAACAGGGATGACACCGCCCTGGCCAGCTCGGGGCCCTCAATGTCTCCGTTGGGGAGCCCGAACCGTCCGCTGGATCGCGGCTGAGGTCTCAGCCCCAGGGCGACGTTCTGTGACACGCCCCCTTCAGCAGGCTCCGGGATGTCCATGTGTCTCACTGTACCTCCCCCGCCTCCAGGCTTGGGGGCGCCTTTGACCACAGAGGCCAGGGATCCCCCACCCATGAGCAGGGGCAGAAACCCACCCAGGGCATCCATCTTACTCTAGAGGAGTGATGCAGATAAAGTCCAAGTGAGTGAGAAGTACAGTATATAATGCAGTGTGAGTAAATGAGTATAGGAAAGTATAGgaaacagtatatatatatatatatatatatatatatacacacacacacacacacacacacttacactttgtaagtaatatacaagaaactatattaaatatacaAGAAAGTATACTAAATGTGAGTATGTAGTGATTAGTGCAGTAATTGTGACTGAGAACTATACTAAGTGCAGTAAATGTACGTAGAGTATGTTACATAGCCAGAGTTAACTCAACAGAGCAGGGTTAACTAACCCTGACTGGGTTATGCAGGCTACACTTTAGTGAAAGGGTGGTTCCTGTCTATGTTTTTGACAAAAGGGTAGGACTTACACCTGTTTTAAGGTGAAGGCCTGTTTGCTTAGGTCTGCTTAGAGCCGGTTAGGCGGGTAGCATAAATTACCATCCCAGTATACCCCATGTAAAAGGAAGATAAGATTCACAGTAGCAAAATGTGTAAGTAAGCCTCAAAAGATGGCACTGAGCCAGTATACCCGCTTCTTAGTACAGCCCTGTGATTGAGAAGTATAGTAAACAGTGCAATAAATATAGCAAAGTTCCTAAAGTagcaaacagaaaaataactttTAACGTTACTTGCAAAATTCGATAAAAGGACAAAAACAGCACCAACAgaacacaggtgagtaaatatTTACTTAAACATTTAACAGAAACTGTGACGTCTTGCTGGCTAGAATGatcagcatttcctgttttgACTGCTTTTACATCTAAAACAGGGAGAAAAGACTGAGGCAGCATTGGGCTGTGTTGCTCATTTCTGTCTCGGGGAAGTGGCTGCGTTTTACCTGCTGCTGGAACTGCACCAGATCCATCAGGCTCTGAGCCCCGGGGGAGAGGGCAGTGTCCATGGAGCCCACCATGGCCTGCACGCGACGCAGGTCGATACCCGGCCCCAGGGCCGGCGGGGAGCCTCCCTGCGTGTCGGCCGTCTTCAGGCCCAGCACGATCCGGCTGACCCCCACCCTTGTTCGCCCACCCAGAGACAGCAGCTGTAAAAACAAGGAGGGTTGTGGCAACAGCTGACGAGACCACAACACACCTACTCATTCTGGGAGTCATAGCGACTGTAAACAAAACAGCTGGCTGCGACCTTGGGGTGTACCACAGCGCTGATGTAGGTACGTACCAATTCAAAATTACACAGGACATCTTAATTAATCACTGCAAAAGATCTTAATGGATTATCCCCAATTGTGATTACCATACTCATATACAGTGTTGGAGAcgttactcacaaaagtaaggcattacagacagaggtggaaagttcaggcccagaaagtacaaattcagAACCTCAGGGGACATCCAGGTGCAAAGAAGGAGAAGCACACACATAGAGCCCAGTGCAGGTGCACAATGAAGAGCAAGATTTACAAACCCAGAGTAAACTCGCTCGGAGCAGGTTAGTAAGAAACGATTTATATCATGCAAAAGTCTGACGTAAGCCTGGAGAGACTTAGTGCCCCCCTCTGGTCAGAAGTGCACCTGCAATTCCTGGGTTTTGAggccagagaatcaccaggggCTTCTATATTATACAGACATTTACATAATACTGTACGACGACAGAAATGGATGTTAGAGGAAATCCTGAAAGTAGGCCTGTGTTTGCCCATTTTATTCTACGTTCTCACCTTCACTTCACAGGATGGCGACGGAGTCTCTAATATTAGGTGTTTCTTATAGAGGGGGTCTCTTTCTTCAGCACTGGAACACAGAGAGACCCCAAAATACTAAATAACAAACAGTTTGTAACTGGATCACTTTTTGCAGTGGTAAGACTATCTGCCACTAATGtaagaacaaacaaaaaaatgcacgagggtcacattttagtcaTTTCACCACAAAACTACAGGAATCATACTTTGTCAACATTTCTGCACAGATCTGCTTTTACTCAGGGCTGCAAAATTCTGGGAATTTTCAGAGTTGGAATTAATTATGAATTAACAGGAATAAACTGGAAATTTGTAAAACTGCAGGTTAGCCTATAACAGGGAACTTAACAGGGAATGGGATTTCCATCTTGATGGAAAATACGGTAATACTGAAATCATTGTGTAAACAAGTGCTTGTGAGTAACTGTGTGTGTAAAATAAGTGATATTCTACATTGTATTACTCATATTTTGCTTTCTTTGCCACATCTGACAGCTCACGTAGAATTCCACGGAGTTCAATATTTCCCAAATTCCCCAGCTTACCTTCCTGTGGGACGATTTGGAAAGTTTCTGGAAATTTTCCAGAAATTGTCCGCCCCTTTGCAACCCTAGTTTTATTAGCCAGAtatcagagcattctgggtgaaATACCAGTGAACTGGCTAAACAGGGGGACCCTTGACCACAGAGACATTAATGAAGGTCGTACCTGCCGAGGTACAAACCGGGATCTGGTTCTCCACGGCACGTACCGCAGTACTCCCCCGTCCCAGAGTACACTTCCATAGTCCGCGCTTCGCTAACCACCAGCACACTGGTTATAATGTCTCTGCATTCCGGGGGGCATCGCAAACTGAGCAAACACGGCGTCGATCCCTCTTCCTGTACCAAGTAAACTGGACCTTTCCTGTACAAAGATATGCACACACGTCAGCGGATAAAACTTCATTGGTCTACGTTCACCTTAATATAAATAACAAAATAGCACATTTACATATTGTACTGCACTGCTGATAGGAACTCATGAGCCAAGACTTTCACTCACTGGTTCGCTCGTTCTCGTGATGTGACAATTAAAGTGATTTCATTTGATCTGACATAATCTTAGGCTTCCCCAAAAAAATGTGTACTTCATATAGAAGCAGCTCGATGAAGGATAAGTGATGTTAAACTCGTGGGGAAAATGAGGCTCTGAAATCCATAGCAGGCGAAATTATCCTACACCGTCAGTCACGGAATGGCTTAATCAGAACAGTGCTGGCAAAGCAAACAATAAAATTAGTAAGAAAATAACTAGCCGGGTATTAAGAATGCATGACAGCTCAAGTTATTGTGGGTACCGGATCTTTCCATATCTCACCAATGACAAGCAAACGTATTAATCCTCTACATTTAGTTCCAGAATGCAGCAAACAAAATGAGAGAGATAAGTGACTTACTCGACTGAGGTTTCGGTGTACAGCTGTGAGAGCTCCGCGGTGCCGCTCACACGGACCGGCTGCATAATATCGGAGAGCTGGGTCCCGGCAGATCCATAAGCCCAGGACGGCTGCCCGGAGACCAGGGCATCGCTTCGTGACATCTGGGATTCACTGGCCATTATTTATTCTAGATTTTCATATATGTCAAACTCAACGATAAGCGGCAGTTTCGTTCGCAAGTGACAGCGCTAAAAACcgtaaataaattataattaatGGAAAGATAAAACGGCCCAGTATCTGTTACCCATACACCAAATGCGGCTCCAGTTTTTACTGGGCTGCAAAATACTTATCTAACCGTGTAAGAGGATATATCATGATCAAACATTACTTCACCTATCCGTGATTTCTATTTAAAATCGCCTAATAAACAACCACTAATTCACATACAATAAAATTGACGCTGAAACTTGCGGACATGGCGAAAATATGACATCCGCTCTGAGGACCCATAGCAGTATGCCCTTAACTCGCCTGCACAAAAAAGACAATTCACACAAATATTAAAAGTGAGGAACTTCAAATTCCTAACTATTATCTGAATAAAAGATATGTCAATAAACACTGTATTTGGATTTGGCAATAAAAGTAGAGCCATTTACTGTAACAGTAGACTGTGCACGCGTTTCTAAACATCAGGCTCTTCGGCGACACCTATCAGAGGGAAAAATGACAGAATTGCGCTGTTTTCGTTTGTGTATAGGTTACAGCGAGTTCAAAGGGCGGTATATTTAAATGCTGTGTATTGTGATACTAAAAATTTTCCGACGAATGTTTTTATGACTGTAAAATCTCGAcaggagggcaatttttttctGTGGGCTGGCGATACCTAGCCATAGAATTGCATCAGTGTGTACAAATGACCAGAATAAAACCATCATGTTTTTGGCATACTATGACAAGACCCGTTGTTTAGAAAGTACTGTAATGCTTGGAGAAGTTGAAAGAAAAAGAGGAAGCGAACAATCAGCAACAAGATGGATGAACTCATTACAACGAGGCGCATGCCACTTGGAAACCTGGATTATCAGACAAAGAACTGGAAATTATGATTTCATTGCCAGGAGTCGACATGGACTTGACGTCacctaaaaaataataataataaatgtgcaCTGTATATGAATCCTGTGAAAATATTCAAAATGCAGGCCAATTTAACGGAGTTTGAATGTGACTGGTGCCAATTAATATGCATTCTTTTCCTCTTTAAATCTAATAGGCCTACCTAATAAGGCTGCCACAACCGTTAATCCCCAGTAGATCCTGACTGCTTGCCTTACAATTCCCCCTCCGTGTGCGCTGGATTCATTTCACCAGCAGGTGGCGATGACTTGACACCACGGTGGGTACTAAAATAGGAGACACCCTATGAACTAAATACTACTGAACACCTTTCAGGCTCCGTCCTTAATGACCTATGTTACAAAGGCCAATGTCTGATCCAAATAGGTCACATATGTCCTTTCCATTTAGCTTGCTGGAAGGGTGTTGGCTGGGCGTGGGCAGTATTATGGTAATACCGTATACCGCCCCTCTCCGCTCCGCCAATTTAATCAGGAAATACCAGAATAGATCGCCTTGCTTTTAAAAATACCGTCAACATATCATATGCTGCGTTATAATGTCTGGACGGTTCACACAAATTGATAAAGCACAAGTCAACAGAGTGGAGAGACGACGTCTGGAGTTGCTGCCGGGGGTTAGAAGCTTTTTAAAATGCGGTTTTATAAGAAATTTTATTAGTAACGCATAGAAAAACAATATGTTGACGTATATGTACTCTCAATCGTAAAAGCTGTGGTTAATACACGCGATATACGATGGTTAGTGATGACAGCCAATAGGGTGTGGTAGAATTGACACGTGACATACGTTAATTTTCTTTGCAGGTTACAGTCTGAACTGAGGTGTCACACTGCGTTTattcttccatccattttccaaaccgcttatcctactgggtcgcgggttgtccggagcctatcccggaagcaatgggcacgaggcagggaacaacccaggatggggggccagcccatcgcagggcacactcacacaccattcacacctatgggcaatttagcaactccaattattaTTATAGCGTTATGTCTTACATTATTCGGATTTCCATTAGAATTTGCTAACATTCTATTTCAAcggttttaaagaaaaaaacataacgCCAACAAATAATTCGACTGAACAGTGATATAACTGACCGCTTTCCAGGGACTAAATCAGTAGCACGACTGCACGCATTAATATAACTTTTTAATATTGAGTTCGCGGTGTTACTTGCGTAACCATTTATTTACTTGCACACGCCATTATTATCCATTAATTTGAGTTTTTGCTTTAGAACGATTTGTAAACATGAAAATCGCGATTACATCCACGCATATATTTCATTTAGCAGCATGACAAATGCGGTCTTGTTTATGCGCATTCATTAGCCAATCACATGACTTTAACGCAGGTGAGGGCGGAGTCTGACATGGTCTGGTCTGGCTGCCTCATACGCAGGAAGCATATTTTTGCTTATCATATcagaaaggtttcagtcacgtgtgtgtgtgtgtgtgtgtatgtgtacatagTTGATTGTTGTTGCCAAGTTCTGACCTATGTGTGCCGCTATTCACACTAATTAAAGTTTACCTGTTCTCTTAGTTCTTACAAGTACTTAGGTTCTTACAATACATTTATTGCTTCAAATGCATCTGAAATAGCGATTACTCTGAAAATGTATGTAAGCCTGAGGTAGTATGAGACAAGCAGTTTTTGAACTGTTCAAGTGGCGATTCCCATTTAGTCACGACGCTTACTAATAGAAAAAAACTCAAATAAGCAGTTACATTTTTGATAAATTTAGTGACTCTAATTTAGTGACTCATGAACATCTCTGGGTGcaggaaaagatgttattttcgATGCCCAGTTTCGTCATAATGAGTTATGGGATTCGGATTGAATAATGAAAATAATCTCATTATAACGCAATAAGAAATAATCTtgttaaaacaaaaaaggtaTGCGTTATAAGGTGATATTAACTGATATGGTGAAAATGAGAATCTAAATGATTTAGGTATTGCGCCAAATGTTTCTCCGTGTAACGTGATCGCTGTTATGATGTTGTAAGGTGAAAGATAACAGCAAAATAGCACAGCCACGCTGATAATGACTAGTCTACATGATTTGATCAAGTTATACTTTATGCCGAGTATGAGACTGCGGGCAAGCAATCCATCTATCCACACATAGTTTGCCTGCGCACAAATACTATGAGTTTTACGGTAGTAGATTTCCTGGCTCAAAACTTTTTGTAAATAAGGCACAATATGCCTCCCATTCCAACTTGCTAATGTTGTTTGTCCGACAAGTGGCCACACAAGGTTTCATCCAAGTTTACGGTGGAATTTAGGGGTGAGGCTGAGGAACAGCCTCTTCCCAATGGCATGCCctcttcccataatgcaccatggttccatctcttccccaggtaaatGACACACACGCACCCAGATGTCCGaaaatgtgactcatcagaccaggccaccttcttccattgctccatggtcTAGTTCTGACGCTCACATGCCAATGGTTGGCACATTTGGcggtggacaggggtcagcacGGGCACTCTGACCAGTCTACGACAACGCAATGCATCCTGCATCCTGACAACTTCCTATCACAGCCAGATGGACTCGCCTTCCTTCCCCACATGCATTAATGAACCTTTGGGCGCCCATGACCCCATCATTAGTTCTCTGGTTGTCCTTCCTTGGACCCCTCTTGGAAGGTACTTACCACTGTATACTGGGAACACTCCACAAGACCTGctgttttggagatgctctgactcGGTCTAACTATcacaatttggcccttgtcaaagtcgCTTAGACTTATACAGCTGCCCATTcttcctgcttccaacacatcaacttcaaaaacttttAGACGGGGTTGGGGGTGTCGCTGAAGGGGGTGGCTTCTTCTCGTTATGATTAGATACATGATGATATTGCGTAATAGTGAGATAAACAACTCATAATAACGGATGGTTTCCTCTTTAATAGCGAGACACTAcgtaattttttttgttatagTGGTAACAATACGCTTCCTTAATCACTTTCACTGGAGCAACAAAATAGGTAGGGTGAGTATTGTTAAAATGGGACACTTTTTGAAAATTTTCTTTCTGGAAAAATCCTAGCTTGACACCATTCTAAATACATTAATGCCCCTTGAACACTTATAGAAGAGAACATTAAATATTACTAAACACATATATTAACTGCAGTTCTCACCCTGTAACTCTTTTCTTACGACCGAAACAAACTGGAATCTAGTCAAGTTTAAAATATAGACTAGATCAACCGGTTTTTTACTAGTAGACACCCAGATCCCTTCGACAGTCACTCACCCCACCTCCGGAATTACCTTTGAAAGGTTCCTGATTGCATACACACTTTCTTTGCCACGGAAGTTAGCGCGCAAGCTCGCTATTGGAAATACATTAGCGATGGCAATAATGCAGGGGAAGAGTATCGTCGTTCTTGTgcaagttttttcttttttaagggCAATTACAAGCCACGGTAAGGCCAGACTAATACTTAAAAAACATATGCGGATTCAAACTCAAAGTAGGAGTATTTTATCATGACGGCTAACCTGTAGAATACTCACCTAGTAGAGTGGTGCAGGTGTTGTTAGTCACTCAACACAAAATGAAAATTGAGTTATGTGATTAATAAGTTGCTTCaggatatctatctatctatctatctatctatctatctatctatctatctatctatatatatatatatatatatatatatatatatatatatatatatatatatatatatatatatatatatatctatctatctagcttTACAAATGCTGATTGCTAATCTCGAAGAATGGTTGTTCATTTTTGTAATGCATGTTTTTGTGATGTTTAACATCTTTTCTTTCATACTTTGAAAAAAAAGCTTATACATCATACGCTACCAGATGGGTCTGACTGGTTACGAGAACGCTTCTTTTTTAATAATGTATGCGGTTGTTTGAATTGTATCATAAATCCAAGTTCAAATTTTCTTATTTGGATATACGTTTTGAGCGTATCTTTGTTCGTGGTCACGGGTAATCGGTTATGTTTAAACAGGAATCGGTGCTTTGAGTAGCCTGTCTTTGCAGGGCTCGCCGATGAGCTGAAACTGCAGCTTTCGAGCCGCAAAGTTGTGTATCCGCAGATAGTCCATCACAAATGGAAAAGACAAGCCGAACCTGTTCAGGAGTTGGAGCCGGTAAGCGGAACATTTGTGGCTTATTTGTAGATCAGGGTGTGACCGACAGTACAAAGGCTAAAAAATTACTTTTATCGCAGGAAGTGGAAAACGATGAAGTTACATATTCTCTAATCATTGAAGGAAAGCATCACTTAATTCACCTGGAAAAAAACAAGTACGCTTTGAAAATCCATTATGCATTTCCATTATCCGGCCTGTGTGCTATATAATGTTTATCTCCAGATCATTTTTCACAGGTGCAACAAACGATATGTATAATgagtccaccatactgacacacttctctcatttttttatgttattattttttgctGGACAGACACTTCTTGGCGAAAGATTTTGTTCTCTTCTCCTATGATGACAGTGGAAAGCTGGTGGCTTCATATCCAGCAGTTAACGTAAGTTATGAATTGAGTTCTGAATGTGAGGTAGCCTGGAAAGAACCGACATCAGCCTGACACAAGTGTGTATAAATACACTCCAGCCGCTGATCATTAGGATTATTTACCGTCTAGATATTTCAATTAAAATTCGCATAATGAGGAGACGGAAGGGGCGAAATACTTGACATTAAATCAGCTCAGTGACTC encodes:
- the c20h10orf88 gene encoding ATPase PAAT, whose translation is MASESQMSRSDALVSGQPSWAYGSAGTQLSDIMQPVRVSGTAELSQLYTETSVEKGPVYLVQEEGSTPCLLSLRCPPECRDIITSVLVVSEARTMEVYSGTGEYCGTCRGEPDPGLYLGSAEERDPLYKKHLILETPSPSCEVKLLSLGGRTRVGVSRIVLGLKTADTQGGSPPALGPGIDLRRVQAMVGSMDTALSPGAQSLMDLVQFQQQSKMDALGGFLPLLMGGGSLASVVKGAPKPGGGGGTVRHMDIPEPAEGGVSQNVALGLRPQPRSSGRFGLPNGDIEGPELARAVSSLLNGHPGENPDLLSALQAVCGKVGGLHIEDDAQEGCPSAGPRQEHSCCRSLEQALEKQLQDMERRLTQHIDQRLDSLQQGLERTLLAGLHTALLPRAAEDITSGGCHCSAGLLNGES